In one window of Methanosarcina vacuolata Z-761 DNA:
- a CDS encoding cobyrinate a,c-diamide synthase, with protein MTKGILIAGTHSGVGKTTVSMGIMAALKHRQLKVQPYKVGPDYIDPSHHTAICGRPSRNLDTYIMGTDGVGQTVARTSADADIVVVEGVMGLFDGIDSTEIASSAHIAKTLKLPVILVINVHGMSRSTAALLKGYSEFDPEVRVVGVILNQVGSQRHAELVRNSLPGNIPIVGMIPRRKDIEVPSRHLGLYMAHEKDYNTEEMAAFIEENVDLDAVIELSEPISVPEIRNITGPEADLRIGIAMDPAFCFYYQDMFDAFRDCGAEVEFFSPMEGELPDVDGIYLGGGYPELYAETLEKSETTRKLKGLAADGLPIYAECGGLLYLCGTYEIDNRTYKLADVVPANTRMTNRLKALGYTEARPLDKTFSSHNIRGHEFHYSVTECDRDAKFAYEMLRGKGIQDGFDGLVEHNTLAGYMHSHPATFPVEKFVQKCKEYRKR; from the coding sequence ATGACAAAAGGAATACTTATTGCAGGAACCCATAGTGGGGTCGGAAAAACGACAGTCTCCATGGGTATCATGGCTGCCCTTAAACACAGGCAGCTAAAGGTTCAGCCTTACAAGGTAGGGCCTGACTATATCGATCCTTCTCATCACACTGCAATTTGCGGGCGTCCTTCAAGGAACCTGGACACATACATAATGGGCACTGACGGAGTCGGGCAGACTGTGGCCCGGACTTCTGCAGATGCGGATATTGTGGTAGTAGAAGGAGTTATGGGGCTCTTTGATGGAATTGATTCTACAGAAATTGCAAGTTCCGCACATATCGCAAAAACCCTTAAGCTCCCGGTAATTCTGGTAATCAATGTGCATGGGATGTCCAGGAGTACCGCTGCCCTCCTTAAAGGGTATTCTGAGTTCGATCCTGAAGTAAGGGTTGTAGGCGTTATCCTGAATCAGGTAGGCAGCCAAAGGCATGCGGAACTCGTAAGAAATTCACTTCCGGGTAACATTCCTATTGTAGGTATGATTCCAAGAAGGAAAGATATCGAGGTTCCCTCCAGACATCTCGGGCTGTACATGGCTCATGAAAAGGACTACAATACTGAGGAAATGGCGGCTTTTATTGAGGAAAATGTTGACCTTGATGCAGTGATCGAACTTTCTGAGCCTATTTCGGTCCCGGAGATCAGAAATATCACTGGGCCTGAAGCGGATCTCAGGATAGGAATTGCTATGGACCCGGCTTTCTGCTTCTATTACCAGGATATGTTCGACGCTTTCAGGGATTGCGGAGCTGAAGTCGAATTTTTCAGTCCTATGGAAGGAGAACTTCCGGATGTAGACGGAATTTACCTTGGAGGCGGCTACCCTGAACTTTACGCAGAAACCCTTGAAAAGTCAGAAACGACCCGAAAACTTAAAGGTCTTGCAGCTGACGGTTTGCCTATCTATGCAGAATGCGGTGGCCTTCTTTACCTCTGCGGGACATATGAAATCGATAACAGAACATATAAGCTCGCAGATGTCGTGCCTGCAAACACACGCATGACAAACCGGCTTAAAGCCCTGGGATATACTGAAGCTCGCCCTCTGGATAAAACCTTCTCTTCTCACAATATCAGAGGTCACGAATTCCACTACTCTGTCACAGAATGTGATCGCGATGCAAAGTTTGCATATGAAATGCTGCGCGGAAAAGGTATACAGGACGGTTTTGATGGCCTTGTCGAGCATAACACCCTGGCAGGCTATATGCATTCTCACCCTGCTACCTTTCCGGTGGAAAAATTCGTGCAAAAATGCAAGGAATACAGAAAACGGTAA
- the dusB gene encoding tRNA dihydrouridine synthase DusB, with product MKLNKLKIGKTETPGNLLLAPMADVTNLAFRLLCRQNGADLTYTEMISADALVNENRKSLLKGLSSPEDRPFGVQLVGSSPEKLREAALFIEDEYRPELIDVNMGCPAQRITGTGCGSALLNSPKLVYEIISELTDVLKTPVTAKIRILKRDEKTLEIARLIEEAGASALTVHGRRAEQMYSGSSDLRAIRAVKQELSIPVIANGDVRDEESAEAALDFTGCDGLMIGRAAMGNPFIFKRIRHYLETGGRLEFDRQVRQLEDFENYIALLEEYDLSTSTNLRMHAHWFTKGLRGSRQIREKINNLKDGKAMIELIKDFYKEKY from the coding sequence ATGAAACTTAATAAACTAAAAATCGGCAAGACCGAAACACCTGGAAACCTTCTTCTTGCGCCTATGGCAGATGTTACAAATCTGGCTTTCAGGTTGCTCTGCAGGCAGAATGGAGCTGACCTTACATATACTGAGATGATCAGCGCAGATGCCCTGGTCAATGAAAACCGAAAATCACTCCTCAAGGGGCTGTCTTCCCCTGAAGACCGACCTTTTGGAGTTCAGCTTGTAGGAAGTTCTCCTGAGAAACTGAGGGAAGCTGCTCTCTTTATTGAAGACGAGTATAGACCTGAACTCATTGACGTGAATATGGGTTGCCCTGCACAGCGCATTACTGGAACAGGGTGCGGCTCAGCTCTTCTTAACTCCCCGAAACTTGTATATGAAATTATCTCAGAGCTGACCGATGTGCTGAAGACTCCTGTGACTGCAAAGATCCGCATTCTGAAGAGGGATGAAAAAACCCTTGAGATTGCACGCCTGATCGAAGAGGCTGGGGCTTCTGCCCTAACTGTACATGGCAGGAGGGCAGAGCAAATGTACTCCGGAAGTTCAGACCTTAGAGCGATAAGGGCCGTTAAACAGGAACTTTCCATTCCAGTAATTGCAAACGGCGATGTAAGGGATGAGGAGTCTGCCGAAGCTGCCCTTGATTTTACTGGATGTGATGGGCTTATGATCGGACGCGCAGCAATGGGGAATCCCTTTATCTTCAAAAGGATAAGGCATTACCTGGAAACTGGGGGAAGGCTGGAATTTGACAGGCAAGTTCGGCAATTGGAGGACTTTGAGAATTATATCGCCTTACTTGAAGAATATGACCTCAGCACGTCTACAAATCTAAGAATGCACGCTCACTGGTTTACAAAAGGGTTGCGCGGCTCGCGGCAGATTAGGGAAAAGATTAATAATCTGAAAGATGGAAAAGCGATGATTGAGTTAATAAAGGATTTCTATAAAGAGAAATATTAA
- the porA gene encoding pyruvate synthase subunit PorA: MIDPAYRKKMVVVEGSYAVAHSAKICRPNVISAYPITPQTHIVEHLSQFMADGEIPNCEYINVEAEFSAISALIGASAVGARTYSATTSQGLLLMHEALFNAAGMRLPILMTVANRAISAPINIWNDHQDAIAQRDTGWMQLYVEDVQEACDTLPQLYKIAEDNEIMVPGMVCMDGFILSHVYEPVVLLEQDLTDEFLPSFQPEDILDPEDPKTFGAFASPDTYEEFRYLHEQAMQKALPKIEAVAKEFGEVYGRYHGGLIDGYMLDDAEIIIMAMGSILGTVKDVVDKYRAKGEKIGVLKVRSFRPFPKEQICKAVKNAHAVVVLDKNISIGTNEGALFTETKSCLYNSKVRVPVVGYTVGHGGRDIPVESIAKVIEETKKVAKSGITIESQFLDLKEELL; this comes from the coding sequence ATGATTGATCCGGCTTACAGAAAGAAAATGGTAGTCGTGGAAGGTTCCTATGCTGTGGCCCATTCCGCAAAAATCTGCCGTCCAAATGTAATTTCCGCCTATCCGATTACTCCTCAGACACATATTGTCGAACATCTATCTCAGTTTATGGCAGACGGGGAAATCCCTAACTGCGAGTATATTAATGTAGAAGCTGAGTTCTCGGCAATTTCTGCCCTTATAGGAGCATCAGCCGTAGGTGCAAGGACTTATTCAGCCACAACCTCCCAGGGGCTTCTGCTCATGCATGAGGCACTTTTTAACGCTGCAGGCATGAGACTTCCAATTTTAATGACAGTGGCAAATAGAGCAATTAGCGCTCCAATCAACATCTGGAACGATCATCAAGATGCTATTGCGCAGAGAGATACAGGCTGGATGCAGCTCTATGTAGAGGATGTTCAGGAAGCGTGTGATACCCTGCCTCAGCTCTACAAAATCGCAGAAGACAATGAGATCATGGTTCCGGGTATGGTCTGCATGGACGGCTTTATCCTGTCTCATGTTTATGAACCTGTTGTCCTGCTTGAACAGGACCTAACTGATGAGTTCCTTCCGTCCTTCCAGCCCGAAGATATTCTTGATCCTGAAGACCCCAAGACTTTCGGAGCCTTTGCATCCCCTGATACATATGAAGAGTTCAGATATCTTCACGAGCAGGCAATGCAGAAAGCCCTTCCAAAGATCGAAGCCGTTGCAAAGGAATTTGGGGAAGTATACGGTAGATATCACGGAGGACTTATTGATGGTTATATGCTTGATGATGCCGAAATAATTATCATGGCTATGGGCTCTATTCTCGGCACTGTCAAGGATGTTGTTGATAAGTATAGAGCAAAAGGAGAAAAGATCGGCGTCTTAAAGGTCAGGTCCTTCAGGCCTTTCCCGAAGGAACAGATCTGCAAGGCTGTTAAGAATGCCCACGCAGTTGTCGTCCTTGATAAGAATATTTCTATCGGGACTAACGAAGGAGCGCTCTTTACAGAAACAAAATCCTGTCTCTACAACAGTAAAGTCCGTGTACCTGTGGTTGGCTATACTGTAGGGCACGGAGGCCGTGACATTCCAGTGGAAAGTATTGCAAAGGTTATAGAAGAAACCAAGAAAGTTGCAAAATCTGGAATCACGATTGAAAGCCAATTCCTGGATCTTAAGGAGGAGTTGCTATGA
- a CDS encoding metal-dependent transcriptional regulator produces the protein MNEQSYHEFTGLELSPRKVDYLKFILEKGGTVKTTEISSGLQVDPSTTTKTLNELASAGYLNHVPYRGVDLTEMGEAYTQFLIRRHRILSLLLTHYGLSSEEACSEVSRFEAFVSRDAVNKICSSMGHPMFGVCGEISHERCLYEEKHD, from the coding sequence ATGAATGAGCAAAGTTATCATGAATTTACAGGCCTTGAACTCTCGCCGAGAAAGGTAGATTATCTTAAGTTCATTCTAGAAAAAGGAGGCACTGTAAAAACTACAGAGATTTCTTCAGGCCTGCAAGTAGACCCCTCAACCACAACCAAGACCTTAAACGAGCTTGCAAGTGCAGGCTACCTGAACCATGTCCCTTACAGGGGGGTGGATCTGACGGAAATGGGTGAGGCGTATACGCAGTTTCTTATCCGAAGGCACAGGATCCTCAGCCTTCTCTTAACCCATTACGGTCTTTCGTCGGAGGAAGCTTGTAGTGAAGTTTCGCGTTTTGAGGCTTTCGTCTCAAGGGACGCTGTAAATAAAATCTGCAGCTCAATGGGCCACCCAATGTTCGGAGTATGCGGGGAAATAAGCCATGAAAGATGCTTGTATGAAGAAAAACATGATTGA
- the porB gene encoding pyruvate synthase subunit PorB, whose translation MSKTAPQTYITSGHSGCAGCCDAFAAKFTLMGAGPNTIIVNPTGCLEVMSTPFPYSSWQVPWIHSLFENAGAVASGVEAALKALGKKDDIKVVSIGGDGSTMDIGLGALSGAFERGHDFTYVCMDNEAYMNTGVQRSSGTPFDASTTTTPAGKVSFGNPRPKKNMPAIMAAHGSPYVATTSIGFPRDMIRKVKKATEIVGPTYIHAQAPCPTGWGFDTSKTLEIAKLAVETCLWPMYEMENGEITQVRKVKDPRPVEEYLRAQKRFKHLFTMEGGEEEIKKIQALADWNIKHFGLQ comes from the coding sequence ATGAGTAAAACTGCACCTCAAACATATATTACGTCCGGGCACAGCGGCTGTGCAGGTTGCTGTGATGCCTTTGCTGCAAAATTCACACTTATGGGCGCAGGCCCAAATACAATTATAGTTAACCCGACGGGTTGCCTTGAAGTCATGTCTACACCTTTCCCATATTCCTCCTGGCAGGTTCCGTGGATTCACTCCCTCTTTGAAAATGCAGGTGCAGTGGCTTCAGGTGTGGAAGCTGCTTTGAAAGCCCTTGGAAAAAAGGATGACATCAAGGTTGTATCAATCGGGGGAGACGGTTCTACTATGGATATAGGTCTCGGTGCCCTTTCTGGTGCATTCGAGAGAGGCCACGACTTCACCTATGTGTGCATGGATAACGAAGCGTATATGAACACTGGAGTCCAGCGCAGTAGCGGAACACCTTTTGATGCAAGTACCACAACAACTCCAGCCGGAAAAGTTTCCTTTGGAAACCCACGCCCTAAGAAGAACATGCCTGCTATCATGGCAGCTCATGGATCTCCTTATGTGGCCACGACCTCCATAGGTTTCCCAAGAGACATGATACGAAAGGTCAAGAAGGCAACTGAAATCGTAGGGCCTACCTATATCCATGCTCAGGCCCCCTGTCCAACAGGCTGGGGTTTTGATACCTCCAAGACCCTGGAAATTGCCAAACTTGCAGTCGAAACCTGCCTCTGGCCCATGTATGAAATGGAAAACGGGGAAATTACCCAGGTCAGGAAAGTTAAGGACCCCAGGCCAGTTGAAGAGTACCTGAGAGCCCAGAAAAGGTTCAAACACCTCTTCACCATGGAAGGCGGCGAGGAAGAAATAAAGAAGATCCAGGCTCTTGCAGACTGGAACATAAAGCACTTTGGGCTTCAGTAA
- a CDS encoding metal ABC transporter ATP-binding protein, whose product MEKVIELKDVWVRYGNQIILEAINFELKEPNGLLGIIGPNGGGKTTFLKVLLGLLKPYKGSVKLFGKTPEKSRELIGYVPQYKGFDFDFPISVWEVVLTGRMSHTGFRKKYREEDKKAAEEALKMVEMFQYKDRQIGQLSGGQRQRVFIARALATNPKLLLLDEPNSGLDPHMQEELYRLLDRLKKEMAVIMVTHDLSAVSIYVDRIACLNRTLHYHNSREIPVEDLEATYQCPVELIAHGIPHRVLENHKENS is encoded by the coding sequence ATGGAGAAGGTTATAGAACTGAAAGATGTCTGGGTTCGTTACGGAAACCAGATTATCCTTGAGGCAATCAATTTTGAATTAAAAGAGCCCAATGGACTGCTTGGGATTATCGGACCTAATGGGGGAGGAAAGACCACATTTCTAAAAGTGCTCCTTGGACTTTTGAAACCCTATAAAGGCAGTGTGAAGCTCTTTGGGAAAACACCCGAAAAGAGCAGAGAGCTTATAGGCTATGTTCCTCAATACAAAGGTTTCGATTTTGACTTTCCTATAAGTGTCTGGGAAGTGGTGCTCACAGGCAGGATGAGCCATACGGGTTTTCGGAAAAAATACAGAGAAGAAGACAAAAAGGCTGCAGAAGAAGCCCTGAAGATGGTAGAAATGTTCCAGTACAAGGACCGGCAGATTGGCCAGCTTTCGGGAGGGCAGCGTCAGAGAGTCTTTATTGCGAGAGCTCTTGCCACAAACCCCAAACTTCTGCTTCTGGACGAACCTAACTCCGGGCTTGATCCGCATATGCAGGAGGAACTCTACCGCCTGCTGGACAGGCTAAAGAAGGAAATGGCAGTCATCATGGTTACTCACGACCTCAGCGCGGTTTCTATTTATGTCGATAGAATAGCCTGCTTAAACCGCACTCTCCATTACCACAACTCCAGAGAAATCCCGGTTGAAGATCTTGAAGCTACCTACCAGTGCCCTGTTGAACTGATTGCTCATGGAATACCTCACAGAGTGCTGGAAAACCATAAGGAGAACTCCTGA
- a CDS encoding pyruvate ferredoxin oxidoreductase subunit gamma → MKEIRIHGRGGQGSVTAAEMLSVAAFEDGKFSQAFPAFGVERRGAPVQAFTRINNNPIRLRSQIYKPDYVIVQDATLLETVDVASGVKDDGIIIVNTTEKPESLKLNTKARVMTVDATKVAMDIIGIPIVNTVLLGAFAGATGEINVESIQHAIRARFSGKVGEKNANAIQKAYKLIRGEEA, encoded by the coding sequence ATGAAGGAAATCAGAATACACGGTCGAGGAGGCCAGGGTTCTGTTACCGCGGCTGAAATGCTTTCCGTTGCAGCTTTTGAAGATGGAAAATTTAGCCAGGCCTTCCCCGCTTTTGGGGTAGAGCGTAGAGGTGCCCCAGTCCAAGCATTCACGAGGATTAACAATAATCCTATCAGGCTCCGAAGTCAGATTTACAAACCGGATTATGTTATTGTCCAGGACGCAACTCTGCTTGAGACTGTTGACGTTGCAAGCGGGGTAAAGGATGACGGAATAATTATTGTTAACACAACCGAAAAACCGGAAAGCCTGAAACTCAATACAAAAGCTAGGGTCATGACCGTGGACGCTACCAAGGTGGCAATGGACATCATAGGTATCCCCATTGTAAATACTGTCCTCCTTGGAGCTTTTGCGGGTGCAACCGGAGAAATCAATGTTGAATCAATTCAACATGCAATAAGGGCTCGTTTTTCAGGAAAGGTAGGAGAAAAGAATGCAAATGCAATTCAGAAGGCCTACAAGCTTATCAGGGGGGAAGAAGCGTGA
- a CDS encoding GntP family permease, which yields MHPVIIFLFALLCILFFTARLRLHPFISLVLVSVFTGILAGEPLATVEAITGGLGSVFSRFAIIITCGSVIGLLLQGTGGMSLIASDIIRFSRNPLLALNVLGFLFSVPLMCYILAYVIFIPIAKELAARLDNPPISTATVLALGAVASFNLVYPSPVVISAAEELSANVDRLFILGLLIALPTSIAGYLYSKNLEKSETAYLSNRVEEKTTEIQEKTSGIYSNSVKRPKRLEAYAPIFFPLLLILLHTGFEHHPVLTFLGNPNIALLIGVLLSIFSARKLGSLVLRELIEKAVRRSGVVLLDLCGGGALGATLAMTGAGEALGRFFLQLSLPHILVPFLVAAALQTVQGSRVVTMLIAPSLLLPLVPELGIPPEIVILSMASGTFLISHVNDPFFWIFGELAELEPSKVFKSNTLGNALMGIVSFLLISTVYIFFY from the coding sequence ATGCATCCTGTAATCATATTCCTTTTTGCCCTTCTCTGCATCTTATTTTTTACAGCCAGACTCAGGTTGCACCCTTTTATCAGTCTTGTCCTTGTATCCGTTTTTACAGGAATCCTTGCAGGAGAGCCCCTGGCTACGGTCGAAGCAATAACCGGAGGATTGGGCAGTGTATTTTCTCGTTTTGCTATTATTATTACATGTGGAAGTGTTATTGGACTCCTGCTTCAGGGAACCGGAGGGATGTCCTTAATAGCCTCTGATATTATACGTTTTTCCAGAAATCCCCTACTTGCCCTTAATGTCCTTGGCTTTCTTTTTTCTGTTCCCCTGATGTGTTACATTCTTGCCTATGTTATCTTTATTCCAATAGCTAAAGAGTTGGCTGCCAGGCTCGATAACCCCCCCATTTCCACTGCAACAGTCCTTGCACTCGGAGCCGTTGCCTCGTTTAACCTTGTCTATCCTTCACCGGTAGTAATCTCGGCAGCAGAAGAGCTATCAGCTAATGTGGACAGGCTTTTTATTCTGGGACTTCTTATCGCACTTCCGACTTCCATTGCAGGTTACCTTTATTCCAAAAATCTGGAAAAGTCTGAGACTGCATATCTTTCGAACAGGGTAGAGGAAAAGACAACTGAAATTCAGGAAAAAACCTCAGGAATATATAGTAACTCTGTCAAAAGACCCAAACGGCTTGAGGCCTACGCCCCAATCTTTTTTCCTTTACTCCTTATTCTCCTTCACACAGGCTTTGAACACCATCCTGTGCTCACCTTTCTGGGAAACCCAAATATTGCTCTTCTTATAGGGGTCCTTCTCTCCATCTTTTCTGCCAGAAAACTTGGATCTCTCGTACTGAGGGAACTGATCGAAAAAGCTGTGAGAAGAAGTGGAGTTGTTCTTCTTGACCTTTGCGGAGGAGGCGCTCTCGGGGCAACTCTTGCCATGACCGGGGCAGGAGAAGCTCTTGGCAGGTTTTTCTTGCAGTTGAGCCTTCCCCATATCCTTGTGCCTTTTCTCGTTGCCGCAGCCCTTCAAACCGTTCAGGGATCAAGGGTTGTTACCATGCTTATTGCACCCTCCCTTTTACTGCCACTGGTTCCTGAACTTGGGATTCCTCCGGAAATTGTTATCCTTTCAATGGCTTCAGGCACTTTTCTAATTTCCCATGTCAATGATCCCTTCTTCTGGATTTTCGGAGAGCTTGCAGAACTGGAGCCATCTAAGGTTTTCAAGTCAAATACCCTTGGGAACGCCTTGATGGGTATCGTGAGTTTCTTGCTGATATCTACTGTGTATATCTTCTTTTACTGA
- a CDS encoding metal ABC transporter solute-binding protein, Zn/Mn family, which produces MNLKILPLLVLLTVGLSLFASGCTSPDDSQTNESTGQEVGVAGSNEPVIVAVSVLPQAEFVEKVGGDKVKTVVIIPPGADPHTYEPSPKEIENISKASMYVTVGIDMPFEEVWIDRFESINSGTLIVNSSNGIKLRELAAHDHHEEEGAGELEADEEETGLDPHIWTSPANAKIMVENIYEGLAKIDPENKTYYAQNRDAYLKDLDTLDARIREKLSGKTERNFMVYHPSWGYFAADYNLTMISVESEGKEPSAEDLAKLVDLAKEKHVKVIFIQPQTSKQSAQAVAEEIGGEVVAVDPLAKDYIANMDNVSDIFARNLV; this is translated from the coding sequence ATGAATCTGAAAATTCTACCTTTATTAGTGCTCTTGACTGTTGGTCTGAGCCTTTTTGCCAGCGGCTGTACAAGCCCAGATGACTCCCAAACTAATGAGAGTACAGGACAGGAAGTTGGAGTAGCAGGGTCAAACGAGCCTGTAATTGTAGCTGTAAGTGTACTTCCTCAGGCTGAGTTTGTAGAAAAAGTGGGGGGAGACAAAGTAAAAACTGTTGTCATAATTCCTCCGGGAGCAGACCCTCATACTTATGAACCATCCCCTAAAGAGATAGAAAATATAAGCAAAGCCAGTATGTATGTTACAGTCGGAATCGATATGCCCTTTGAGGAAGTCTGGATCGACAGGTTTGAATCTATTAACAGTGGAACTCTTATTGTAAACTCTTCTAATGGAATTAAACTCAGAGAACTTGCTGCTCACGATCATCACGAAGAAGAAGGAGCAGGGGAACTTGAAGCTGATGAAGAAGAAACTGGGTTGGACCCCCATATATGGACATCTCCTGCAAATGCAAAAATAATGGTCGAGAACATTTATGAGGGACTTGCCAAAATAGATCCTGAGAACAAGACTTACTATGCTCAGAACAGAGACGCCTATCTTAAGGACCTGGACACCCTGGACGCAAGGATTCGCGAAAAGCTTTCGGGAAAAACGGAAAGAAACTTCATGGTTTATCATCCTTCCTGGGGATATTTTGCAGCGGATTATAACCTTACCATGATTTCAGTTGAGAGTGAAGGAAAAGAGCCAAGCGCTGAGGATCTGGCGAAGCTTGTAGATCTTGCAAAGGAAAAGCACGTCAAAGTAATCTTTATCCAGCCCCAAACAAGTAAGCAGAGTGCTCAAGCCGTAGCTGAAGAGATCGGCGGTGAGGTTGTAGCTGTAGACCCGCTTGCAAAGGATTACATTGCAAATATGGATAATGTATCTGATATTTTTGCCAGAAACCTCGTATGA
- a CDS encoding metal ABC transporter permease produces MFNFLQYTFIQNALAAAILASIACGIIGVYVVVKKIVFISGGIAHASFGGVGLGYYLGINPMFGVLPFSLLSALVMGTVSKRSKIPEDSAIGILWSLGMALGIIFVYLTPGYAPDLMTYLFGNILTVPRSDLYFMLALDIVIVGAVYLLYKEFLALCFDEEFTTVQGLPTEKLYLFLLCIIALTIVVLIKVVGIILVIALLTIPASLSRKFTHNLKRMMLISIAFGTVISVTGIGLSYALDVPSGATIILVLSLVYGVAAFGMEMLENRRSSGV; encoded by the coding sequence ATGTTTAATTTTCTGCAATACACCTTTATCCAGAACGCTCTTGCAGCCGCAATTCTTGCAAGTATAGCCTGCGGGATTATAGGAGTCTATGTTGTCGTCAAAAAAATAGTATTCATAAGTGGGGGGATAGCTCATGCTTCCTTTGGAGGTGTTGGGCTGGGCTATTACCTGGGAATCAACCCTATGTTCGGAGTTCTTCCCTTCAGCTTGCTTTCGGCTCTTGTTATGGGAACAGTTAGCAAGAGGTCTAAAATCCCTGAAGACAGTGCTATAGGCATACTCTGGTCTCTTGGAATGGCACTTGGAATAATTTTTGTCTATTTAACCCCTGGATATGCTCCTGATCTTATGACATATCTATTCGGAAATATTTTAACGGTGCCCCGCTCCGACCTTTACTTTATGCTAGCTCTTGATATAGTAATAGTAGGTGCAGTTTACTTACTTTATAAGGAATTCCTTGCTCTCTGTTTTGACGAAGAATTCACAACCGTGCAGGGACTTCCTACCGAGAAGCTTTACCTTTTCCTGCTCTGCATAATTGCGCTAACAATTGTGGTGCTTATTAAGGTCGTGGGTATTATCCTTGTAATCGCTCTACTTACCATTCCTGCTTCCCTGAGCCGTAAATTCACTCATAACCTGAAGCGTATGATGCTGATTTCCATAGCCTTTGGAACTGTAATCAGCGTTACAGGAATAGGTCTTTCATATGCTCTGGATGTCCCATCCGGTGCGACGATCATTCTCGTACTGAGCCTTGTTTATGGAGTTGCAGCTTTCGGGATGGAAATGCTGGAGAACAGAAGAAGTTCAGGGGTTTAA
- the porD gene encoding pyruvate synthase subunit PorD, producing the protein MTNKEEECLNISRCRVCKPGSTLINKTGGWRNFRPVYIYEKCTKCGICHIVCPDMSIKPREDGFFEYDYDYCKGCGICANECPADAIEMILEEK; encoded by the coding sequence GTGACAAATAAAGAGGAAGAATGTTTAAACATTTCACGCTGCAGAGTCTGTAAACCTGGTTCTACTCTCATAAACAAAACCGGAGGCTGGAGAAACTTCCGTCCTGTTTATATTTACGAAAAATGTACCAAGTGCGGAATTTGCCATATTGTCTGTCCTGATATGTCTATCAAACCTAGAGAAGATGGCTTTTTTGAATATGATTATGATTACTGCAAAGGTTGCGGCATCTGTGCAAATGAGTGTCCTGCAGATGCAATTGAAATGATTCTGGAGGAGAAATAA
- a CDS encoding signal peptidase I — protein sequence MSEINKEKSAQEQENAWVSLGKDLMSVVAVVIIFMVLSKLAFGLWTPMVAVESGSMEPHMQIGDIIFIKSIDRSNITTYEEGKNTGYKSFENYGDVILYRQYGEEGVTPIIHRAMYRVEAGEPMWEGGPPAPYSGYITKGDNAVTNSHYDQEGQISYNMPVKDEWIIGTAKYRIPYLGYVRLLFS from the coding sequence ATGAGCGAGATTAATAAGGAAAAAAGTGCCCAGGAACAAGAAAACGCCTGGGTTTCCCTTGGGAAGGACTTGATGTCCGTTGTAGCTGTCGTGATCATTTTTATGGTCCTTTCCAAGCTGGCATTTGGACTCTGGACTCCTATGGTTGCGGTGGAGTCGGGGAGTATGGAACCGCATATGCAGATAGGAGATATTATTTTCATTAAAAGCATCGATAGATCAAATATTACAACGTACGAAGAAGGAAAAAACACAGGCTATAAGTCATTTGAAAATTATGGAGATGTGATTCTTTATCGCCAGTATGGCGAGGAAGGAGTGACTCCGATTATTCATAGGGCTATGTACAGAGTGGAAGCTGGAGAGCCAATGTGGGAAGGCGGTCCACCTGCTCCTTATTCCGGTTATATTACCAAAGGAGACAATGCTGTAACCAACAGTCACTATGACCAGGAAGGGCAGATAAGTTATAATATGCCTGTAAAAGATGAATGGATTATAGGGACTGCGAAGTACAGGATTCCTTATCTGGGATATGTCAGATTGCTCTTCTCATGA